A portion of the Bacteroidales bacterium genome contains these proteins:
- a CDS encoding nucleotidyl transferase AbiEii/AbiGii toxin family protein, which yields MNLKNGCNMLSTNIMMLQTVANGLGELKDNIVFVGGAVAELYANDPAASDIRPTLDVDCVIELNSRIEHSRLEEKLRAKGFAHDTSIGAPICRKIYKGIKVDVMPADSTVLGFSNQWYHEGIENRVLKALPNGIEIFVFTPEYYLASKFAAHRGRGGNDLRQSHDFEDIIYILDNCLEVLNSIKNANQIVKAYLKKECQDLLRNEGLTEGVESALPFDSDSDRTGFIENLIMNIAGIE from the coding sequence ATGAACTTGAAAAACGGTTGCAACATGCTTAGTACCAATATTATGATGCTACAAACAGTAGCCAATGGTTTAGGAGAACTAAAAGATAATATAGTATTTGTTGGGGGTGCTGTGGCTGAACTATATGCAAATGATCCTGCTGCCTCAGATATTAGACCAACACTCGATGTAGACTGTGTAATTGAATTAAACTCAAGAATTGAACATTCAAGATTGGAAGAAAAATTAAGAGCAAAAGGTTTTGCACACGATACTTCAATAGGAGCACCAATTTGCCGAAAGATTTATAAGGGTATTAAAGTTGATGTAATGCCAGCCGATTCAACTGTACTTGGATTTAGCAATCAATGGTATCATGAGGGAATTGAGAATAGAGTATTAAAAGCACTACCTAATGGTATCGAAATATTTGTATTTACTCCAGAGTACTACTTAGCCTCGAAATTCGCTGCACATAGAGGTAGAGGTGGAAATGACTTAAGACAAAGTCACGATTTTGAGGATATTATTTACATACTGGATAATTGCCTTGAGGTATTAAACAGTATCAAAAATGCTAATCAAATCGTAAAAGCATATTTAAAGAAAGAATGCCAAGATCTATTGAGAAATGAAGGGTTAACTGAGGGTGTTGAAAGCGCTTTGCCTTTTGATTCAGATTCTGATAGAACAGGTTTTATTGAGAACTTAATAATGAATATTGCAGGAATTGAATAA
- the gdhA gene encoding NADP-specific glutamate dehydrogenase — protein MNVNKLMTELEKKHPGEVEYLQAVREVLESIEEVYNQNPQFESAKIIERIVEPDRIFTFKVPWMDDEGNIHVNLAYRVQFNNAIGPYKGGLRFHPSVNLSILKFLGFEQIFKNSLTTLPMGGGKGGSDFNPKGRSDAEVMRFCQSFMLELAAHIGPETDVPAGDIGVGGREIGFLYGMYRKLKKENTGVLTGKGINWGGSLIRPEATGFGATYFAQEMLATKGSSFKGKRVAISGFGNVAWGAAIKVTELGGKVVTISGPDGYILDEDGISGDKIAFLLDLRGSNQDIVEPYAKKFAGSKFFAGKRPWEVKVDVAMPCATQNELGKADAEVLVKNGVVCVTEGANMPCTPEAVEVFHHNKILFAPGKAANAGGVATSGLEMSQNSMKLSWMSEEVDARLHQIMKSIHESCVKYGKDKNGYIDYVKGANVAGFLKVANAMLDQGLV, from the coding sequence ATGAATGTTAACAAATTAATGACTGAGCTTGAGAAAAAACACCCTGGTGAAGTGGAATATCTACAAGCAGTACGTGAAGTATTAGAGTCAATTGAGGAAGTTTACAATCAAAACCCTCAGTTTGAATCAGCAAAGATCATTGAAAGAATTGTTGAGCCAGACAGAATCTTTACATTCAAGGTACCTTGGATGGATGATGAAGGAAATATTCATGTGAACCTTGCTTACCGCGTTCAGTTTAATAACGCTATTGGACCTTACAAAGGTGGTCTCCGTTTTCACCCAAGCGTTAACCTTTCAATCTTGAAATTCTTAGGTTTTGAGCAAATTTTCAAAAACTCTTTAACCACACTTCCTATGGGTGGTGGTAAAGGTGGTAGCGATTTCAATCCTAAAGGACGTTCAGACGCTGAAGTTATGCGTTTCTGTCAATCATTCATGTTAGAACTAGCTGCTCACATTGGTCCTGAGACTGACGTACCTGCTGGTGATATCGGAGTTGGTGGTCGTGAGATTGGTTTCCTATATGGTATGTACAGAAAACTAAAAAAAGAAAATACTGGTGTTTTAACTGGAAAAGGTATCAACTGGGGTGGTTCATTAATTCGCCCAGAAGCTACTGGTTTTGGTGCTACCTATTTCGCACAAGAAATGCTTGCTACCAAAGGTTCTAGTTTTAAAGGTAAAAGGGTTGCTATTTCAGGTTTCGGTAACGTAGCTTGGGGTGCTGCTATTAAAGTAACAGAATTAGGCGGTAAAGTTGTTACCATTTCTGGGCCAGATGGTTATATCCTTGATGAAGATGGAATCAGCGGTGATAAAATTGCTTTCTTACTTGATCTTCGCGGATCTAACCAAGATATCGTTGAGCCTTATGCAAAGAAATTTGCTGGTTCAAAATTCTTCGCTGGCAAACGTCCATGGGAAGTAAAAGTAGATGTAGCTATGCCTTGTGCTACTCAAAACGAGTTAGGTAAAGCTGATGCTGAAGTTTTAGTTAAAAATGGTGTTGTTTGTGTTACTGAAGGTGCAAACATGCCTTGTACTCCTGAGGCTGTTGAAGTATTCCACCACAACAAGATTTTATTTGCTCCGGGTAAGGCTGCAAATGCTGGCGGTGTTGCTACTTCTGGTCTTGAAATGTCACAAAACAGCATGAAACTGAGTTGGATGAGCGAAGAGGTTGATGCTCGTCTACATCAAATCATGAAGAGCATTCATGAATCATGCGTTAAGTATGGAAAAGACAAGAATGGTTATATTGACTATGTAAAAGGTGCTAACGTTGCTGGTTTCCTAAAGGTTGCCAACGCTATGTTAGACCAAGGTTTAGTATAA
- a CDS encoding phosphoenolpyruvate synthase, which yields MPYSQPYLNTLGLDFSDTSFDKLMQKRIHKILLICSSYDAFMLEEDGRIDEQIFNEYVSLSLRYPPTFIQAHSSREVLTILQEEKIDLIISMLNISDMDAFNLAGLLKSRYPEIPIVVLTPYSKDVSLRLQKEDLSAVDYVFCWLGNADILLAIIKLIEDKMNAEYDLQHIGVQAIILVEDSVRYYSVFLPNIYKIIFRQSRSFMKEALNEHQRMLRLRGRPKILLATNFEEAKSFYDKYKANILGIISDINYKIDNKRDTESMAGLLLCKQVKEEDPYMPFILQSSDISNKFYADEMGVGFIYKNSKTLNIELRDYIISQFGFGDFIFRDPKTLKEICRATDLQHLQQQILNVPDDSFQYHTSQNHISKWLNARALFSIAQLFKPLTVNDFKSVSELRKFIYQSISSYRLSKGRGIIAKFDRNSFDEYSFFSRIGEESIGGKARGLAFINSIIKDNKLFEKFENVIISIPRTVVISTEFFDEFMEDNKLYKVALSDLLDKDILNRFLEANLPERLKVDLKTIASSMKNSLAIRSSSKLEDSHYQPFAGIYSTYMVPLVEDVDTMHGMICQAIKSVYASVYFRSSKAYMAATSNVIDEEKMGIVIQEVCGNRRGDIFFPTFSGVARSINFYPIGSETAKDGIATVGYGLGKLIVDGGAAIRFSPKYPKKILQLSSPEMALRQTQKQFYALDMRPESFIPSVDDGVNILKFDIKEAIDYPDFRHVVSTYDYHNQTLRDGFYEGGTKLVSFSSILKHTTFPLAEIIQTLLEIGQKEMNNPIEIEFAVNLDTPSGWPKIFNFLQIRPIVENEQTEEFLWSDIDCEQALLFSRSALGHGVINNISDFVYVKPESFNPSHTKEIAREVETINQKYIDLKRNYVLVGPGRWGSSDPWLGIPIKWSQISEARVIVESGLDNFKVDPSQGTHFFQNLTSFRVGYLTINPYINDGKYDVAFLDSQKSFFETEHLRCIKFDKQLTIQIDGKSNKGVIFKPEKVGEV from the coding sequence ATGCCTTATTCACAACCCTATCTCAATACTCTTGGACTAGATTTTAGCGATACTTCGTTCGATAAGTTGATGCAAAAGCGTATTCATAAAATATTGCTTATTTGTAGCAGTTATGATGCGTTTATGCTTGAGGAGGATGGTCGTATTGATGAGCAAATCTTTAACGAATACGTTTCGCTTAGTTTAAGATACCCACCAACATTCATTCAGGCTCATTCATCCCGAGAGGTTCTTACTATATTACAGGAGGAAAAGATAGATCTTATCATTTCCATGCTCAACATCAGCGACATGGATGCTTTTAACCTTGCGGGGTTACTTAAGTCAAGGTATCCAGAAATCCCAATTGTTGTTCTCACTCCTTACTCAAAAGACGTTTCATTAAGGTTACAGAAAGAGGATCTAAGTGCTGTTGACTATGTATTCTGTTGGCTAGGTAATGCGGATATCCTTTTAGCAATAATTAAGTTAATTGAGGATAAAATGAATGCAGAGTATGACCTCCAACATATAGGCGTTCAAGCAATAATCCTTGTTGAGGATTCTGTAAGATATTACTCGGTTTTTCTGCCGAATATCTATAAAATCATTTTTAGGCAATCCCGGAGTTTCATGAAGGAGGCGCTGAATGAGCATCAAAGAATGTTACGGTTAAGAGGAAGACCCAAAATCCTACTTGCAACAAATTTTGAAGAGGCAAAGAGTTTTTACGATAAATATAAAGCAAATATACTTGGCATTATTTCCGATATTAATTATAAGATTGATAATAAGCGAGACACAGAGTCAATGGCAGGATTACTACTCTGTAAACAAGTAAAGGAAGAAGACCCATATATGCCCTTTATCCTGCAATCATCAGATATCTCCAATAAATTTTATGCCGATGAGATGGGAGTGGGGTTTATTTACAAAAATTCCAAGACACTGAACATTGAACTTAGAGATTACATTATAAGCCAATTTGGATTTGGTGATTTCATATTCCGCGATCCCAAAACCTTGAAGGAGATATGTAGAGCAACTGATCTTCAGCACCTGCAGCAACAAATCCTTAACGTACCTGATGATTCTTTCCAATATCATACAAGCCAAAATCATATTTCGAAATGGTTAAATGCTAGAGCACTATTCTCAATAGCTCAGCTATTTAAGCCGTTAACTGTAAATGATTTTAAGTCAGTTTCTGAACTACGAAAGTTCATATATCAATCAATTTCTTCTTACAGGTTAAGCAAAGGGAGAGGTATTATTGCAAAATTTGATAGAAATAGTTTTGATGAATACTCATTCTTTTCAAGAATAGGTGAAGAGTCAATTGGAGGTAAAGCAAGGGGCCTCGCTTTTATCAATTCAATTATTAAGGATAATAAGTTGTTTGAGAAGTTCGAAAACGTAATAATTAGCATTCCACGAACAGTTGTTATCAGCACTGAATTCTTTGATGAATTCATGGAGGATAATAAACTTTATAAAGTTGCACTTTCAGATCTCCTCGATAAAGATATTCTTAACCGATTTTTGGAGGCTAACCTTCCCGAACGCCTCAAAGTTGATCTAAAAACAATTGCAAGTTCAATGAAGAATTCACTTGCAATTCGTTCGTCGAGTAAACTCGAAGATTCACATTATCAACCATTTGCTGGAATTTACTCAACATATATGGTTCCTTTGGTTGAGGATGTAGATACAATGCATGGGATGATTTGTCAAGCAATAAAAAGCGTTTATGCATCAGTTTATTTTAGGAGTAGTAAAGCATACATGGCTGCCACTTCGAATGTAATTGATGAGGAAAAAATGGGAATTGTAATACAGGAGGTTTGTGGCAATAGACGTGGAGATATCTTCTTTCCAACGTTCTCTGGCGTTGCACGATCAATTAATTTCTATCCAATCGGCTCCGAAACGGCAAAAGATGGGATTGCAACCGTTGGATATGGTCTTGGAAAGCTTATTGTCGATGGAGGAGCGGCTATTCGCTTTTCCCCTAAATACCCAAAAAAAATATTGCAACTCTCATCCCCTGAGATGGCTCTAAGGCAGACACAGAAACAGTTTTATGCCCTAGATATGCGACCTGAGTCGTTTATACCCTCGGTAGACGATGGTGTTAATATCCTTAAATTTGATATCAAGGAGGCAATTGACTATCCAGATTTTCGGCATGTAGTATCAACGTATGATTATCATAACCAAACTCTTCGTGATGGTTTCTATGAGGGTGGTACTAAACTGGTTTCCTTTTCAAGTATTCTTAAACACACAACCTTTCCTCTTGCAGAAATCATACAAACTTTACTGGAAATTGGACAGAAGGAGATGAATAACCCAATTGAAATAGAGTTTGCAGTAAATCTAGATACTCCATCGGGTTGGCCAAAGATTTTTAATTTCCTTCAAATCCGCCCTATTGTGGAGAATGAGCAAACCGAGGAATTTCTTTGGAGCGATATTGATTGTGAGCAAGCTTTGCTATTCTCTCGTTCAGCGCTTGGGCATGGGGTTATTAATAATATTTCTGATTTTGTATATGTTAAGCCCGAGAGTTTTAACCCATCCCATACTAAGGAGATTGCTCGCGAAGTAGAAACAATAAACCAAAAATATATCGACTTAAAGCGAAATTATGTTTTAGTTGGGCCAGGTCGATGGGGCAGTAGTGATCCTTGGCTAGGAATACCAATAAAATGGTCTCAAATATCCGAAGCAAGGGTAATTGTTGAATCTGGACTAGATAATTTTAAAGTAGATCCAAGCCAAGGGACTCACTTTTTTCAAAATCTAACGTCGTTTAGGGTTGGATACCTTACCATAAATCCCTATATTAATGATGGGAAGTATGATGTGGCATTTCTTGATTCTCAGAAATCTTTTTTTGAGACAGAACATTTAAGATGTATTAAGTTCGATAAGCAACTTACCATTCAAATTGATGGCAAGAGTAATAAAGGGGTGATTTTTAAACCTGAAAAAGTGGGTGAAGTTTGA
- a CDS encoding 2-oxoacid:ferredoxin oxidoreductase subunit beta produces MAENFKYTPQDFKSDQEVRWCPGCGDHFVLNAVQKALPEVSHVLNYDIERYVFVSGIGCSSRFPYYMKTFGFHGIHGRASAIATGIKCANPTLSVWQITGDGDALAIGGNHFIHAVRRNIDINILLFNNEIYGLTKGQYSPTSKLGSITKTSPFGTVEHPFRPGELVIGAQGKFFARSLDIDVKLTSEIMVEAAKHDGTSVVEILQNCVIYNDKTHGVITDKENREDRIISIRHGEKMVFGKNRDKGLILSGLSLKVVTIGQGGFSIDDILTHDAYEANPGVHMMLANMAYPEYPVALGVIRNVKETTYDDNVRDQVLEVMKTAKIKNVDDLLNSGDTWDV; encoded by the coding sequence ATGGCAGAAAATTTTAAATATACTCCCCAAGATTTTAAGAGCGATCAAGAAGTCAGATGGTGCCCAGGATGCGGCGATCACTTTGTTCTGAACGCTGTTCAAAAAGCTCTTCCAGAGGTTTCCCATGTTCTTAACTATGATATAGAACGCTATGTTTTTGTATCAGGAATAGGTTGTTCAAGCCGTTTTCCTTATTATATGAAGACCTTTGGATTTCATGGTATACATGGACGTGCTTCAGCAATTGCTACGGGCATCAAATGTGCTAATCCCACGCTTAGCGTATGGCAAATCACAGGTGATGGTGATGCTCTTGCAATCGGCGGTAACCACTTTATCCATGCAGTACGTCGTAATATCGATATCAACATTCTCCTTTTCAATAACGAGATTTATGGCTTAACCAAGGGTCAATACTCACCTACTTCTAAATTAGGCTCTATTACCAAGACCTCTCCATTCGGAACCGTTGAACACCCTTTCCGTCCAGGAGAACTTGTAATTGGTGCTCAAGGTAAGTTCTTTGCCCGCTCTTTGGATATTGATGTTAAGTTGACTTCTGAGATTATGGTTGAGGCTGCTAAGCATGATGGTACTTCGGTTGTTGAGATTTTGCAGAACTGTGTTATTTATAACGACAAAACTCACGGTGTTATTACCGATAAGGAAAATCGTGAGGATAGGATTATTTCAATTCGCCACGGTGAAAAGATGGTATTTGGTAAAAATCGTGATAAGGGTCTTATTCTGAGCGGACTTAGCCTAAAGGTTGTTACAATTGGCCAAGGTGGTTTCTCAATCGATGATATTCTTACACACGATGCTTATGAGGCAAATCCAGGCGTTCATATGATGCTTGCAAATATGGCATATCCTGAATATCCTGTTGCTCTGGGCGTTATTAGAAACGTAAAAGAAACAACCTACGACGATAACGTTCGTGATCAAGTTCTTGAAGTAATGAAAACTGCAAAGATCAAAAATGTTGATGATTTACTTAACAGTGGTGATACCTGGGATGTATAA
- a CDS encoding 2-oxoacid:acceptor oxidoreductase subunit alpha gives MSEQKQVLEIGEVVVRFSGDSGDGMQLTGTLFSEASALYGNSVSTFPDYPSEIRAPQGTIGGVSGFQVNIGSTKVNTPGDYCDVLVAMNPAALRANARWVKPGGMIIVDNDTVNEKGLQRAGFKTDNPVEELKLQDFKVIFANISNLTKESLKDTGLDNKSIIRSKNMFALGMVYYIFSRPLHFTEKYFETKFKKKPEIVEANKKVLRDGFNYAANIQAIPNTYHIPAATSIPKGKYRNINGNTAVAWGFIAASEKAKLPLFCGSYPITPATEILIELAKRKDLGVKTLQVEDEIAGICTAIGASFAGNFAVTTTSGPGLSLKSEAMGLAVMTELPLVIVNVQRGGPSTGLPTKTEQSDLFQALYGRNGECPMIVIAASTPSNCFDYAFLASKITLEHMTPVILLTDGYIANGTEPWMIPSMKDYPEIKAPIVPEGTVGYQPYARDEKRLARSWALPGTKGLEHRVGGLEKDFIKGTVSHDPMNHQRMTDIREAKVKRVQEFIPQQEVFGDKEGDLLIVGWGGTYGHLLTSVQKMRDEGKKVSLCHFNYINPLPKNVREIFGRYKKILVCELNMGQFANYLRMNFQEFNYMQFNKVQGLPFTVVELVDKFNQVLEGK, from the coding sequence ATGAGTGAACAAAAACAAGTCCTTGAGATTGGTGAAGTAGTAGTACGCTTCTCCGGTGACTCAGGTGACGGAATGCAGTTGACTGGTACATTATTTTCCGAAGCATCTGCGCTTTACGGGAATAGTGTAAGCACATTTCCAGATTACCCTTCGGAGATCCGTGCTCCGCAGGGGACGATTGGCGGTGTCTCTGGCTTCCAAGTAAACATTGGAAGTACAAAGGTTAATACTCCTGGAGACTACTGTGATGTGCTTGTTGCAATGAACCCTGCAGCTCTTAGGGCAAATGCAAGATGGGTTAAGCCCGGTGGAATGATCATTGTCGATAACGATACCGTTAACGAGAAGGGTCTCCAGCGTGCTGGTTTTAAAACCGATAACCCTGTTGAGGAGTTAAAACTCCAAGACTTTAAGGTAATTTTTGCAAACATTTCAAATCTTACTAAAGAAAGTTTGAAGGATACTGGTCTTGATAACAAGAGTATCATCCGTAGTAAGAACATGTTTGCACTTGGAATGGTTTACTACATCTTTTCAAGACCTTTGCATTTTACTGAGAAGTATTTTGAAACAAAATTCAAGAAGAAACCTGAGATTGTTGAAGCCAACAAGAAGGTTCTTCGCGATGGTTTCAACTACGCAGCAAACATTCAAGCAATACCCAATACATATCACATCCCTGCTGCTACAAGCATTCCAAAAGGTAAGTACCGTAACATTAACGGTAACACAGCCGTAGCATGGGGTTTCATTGCAGCATCGGAGAAAGCAAAATTGCCACTTTTCTGCGGATCATACCCAATTACCCCTGCAACCGAGATTTTAATCGAACTTGCAAAGCGTAAAGATTTAGGTGTTAAAACGCTACAGGTTGAGGATGAAATTGCCGGTATTTGTACCGCAATAGGTGCATCTTTTGCTGGTAACTTTGCAGTGACTACAACATCTGGCCCTGGTTTATCGCTTAAGAGCGAGGCTATGGGATTAGCGGTAATGACTGAACTTCCATTGGTTATTGTAAACGTTCAACGTGGTGGTCCTTCAACGGGTTTGCCAACCAAAACGGAACAATCAGACCTTTTCCAAGCATTATACGGTCGTAATGGCGAATGCCCAATGATTGTTATTGCGGCTAGCACGCCAAGCAACTGCTTCGATTATGCTTTTTTAGCTAGCAAAATCACACTTGAGCATATGACACCAGTTATTCTTTTAACCGATGGTTATATTGCAAATGGTACTGAACCTTGGATGATTCCTAGCATGAAGGATTATCCAGAGATTAAAGCTCCAATTGTTCCTGAAGGAACCGTTGGATATCAACCTTACGCTCGGGATGAGAAGCGTCTTGCACGCTCATGGGCTTTACCTGGTACAAAAGGTTTAGAACATAGAGTTGGCGGTCTTGAGAAAGATTTTATTAAAGGAACCGTTTCTCATGATCCAATGAACCACCAACGCATGACCGATATTCGCGAAGCTAAGGTTAAACGTGTTCAGGAGTTTATCCCTCAACAAGAGGTTTTTGGCGATAAAGAAGGTGATTTACTTATTGTTGGTTGGGGTGGTACATATGGTCACCTATTAACCTCTGTTCAAAAGATGCGTGATGAAGGCAAGAAGGTTTCTCTTTGCCACTTCAACTATATCAATCCACTTCCAAAGAATGTAAGAGAGATCTTTGGTCGTTATAAGAAAATTCTTGTTTGTGAGCTCAACATGGGTCAATTTGCAAATTACCTACGTATGAATTTCCAAGAGTTTAATTATATGCAATTCAATAAGGTACAAGGACTTCCTTTTACTGTTGTTGAACTAGTTGATAAATTTAACCAAGTATTGGAGGGCAAGTAA